A section of the Oncorhynchus keta strain PuntledgeMale-10-30-2019 chromosome 15, Oket_V2, whole genome shotgun sequence genome encodes:
- the LOC118371275 gene encoding spindlin-1-like — MSKKRGRKRSSGELSESSGSSLSSTPDPNNLLSMRIEHIWREKGNLTKWKGTVLERLTVNTSLYMVKYDGFDCVYGIELFKDERVSNLQVLTEKVVNNKIKVPHDAPELVGKAVEHLFEKEDGEKNEWRGMVLSRAPIMTNWYYITYEKDPVLYMYQLWDDYKDGDLRILPEAENKHLLPADRKPGEETESLVGKQVEYVTDKGVKRTGLVIYQVPAKPSVYYIKYDDDFHIHVYDLVKTT; from the exons ATGTCCAAGAAAAGGGGCAG AAAGCGTAGCAGCGGTGAGCTGAGTGAGAGTTCAGGTTCGTCTCTGTCATCGACACCGGACCCTAACAACCTGCTGAGCATGCGGATTGAGCACATCTGGAGGGAGAAGGGCAACCTGACCAAGTGGAAAGGCACAGTGCTGGAGCGCCTCACCgtcaacacctccctctacatggtCAAATACGACGGATTCGACTGCGTCTATGGCATTGAGCTGTTCAAGGATGAGCGAGTGTCCAACCTCCAGGTTTTAACAGAGAAAGTCG TAAACAACAAGATCAAGGTGCCCCATGATGCGCCAGAGCTGGTGGGGAAGGCTGTGGAGCACCTGTTTGAGAAGGAGGACGGTGAGAAGAACGAGTGGCGGGGCATGGTGCTGTCTCGCGCCCCCATCATGACCAACTGGTACTACATCACCTATGAGAAGGACCCTGTGCTCTACATGTACCAGCTCTGGGACGACTATAAGGACGGAGACCTCCGCATCCTCCCTGAAGCAG AGAACAAACACCTACTGCCTGCAGACAGGAAGCCAGGCGAGGAGACCGAGAGCCTTGTGGGTAAGCAGGTGGAGTACGTCACGGATAAGGGCGTGAAAAGGACGGGGCTGGTTATCTACCAGGTTCCAGCCAAACCCTCTGTCTACTACATCAAATACGACGATGACTTCCACATCCACGTCTACGACCTGGTCAAAACCACCTAG